In Citrus sinensis cultivar Valencia sweet orange chromosome 2, DVS_A1.0, whole genome shotgun sequence, a single genomic region encodes these proteins:
- the LOC102625685 gene encoding cytochrome P450 724B1-like gives MAEFVSFWLLLLVSMLLAFVLGLIILNHNLPLFLRLSHVPKGTFGLPLLGETLSFLKPHSSNSLGTFLQDHCSRYGKVFKSHLFFTPTVVSCDAELNYFILQNEGKLFQCSYPKTIPGILGNLSMLVAVGDTHRRLRNAALSLVTITKSKPEFLNDIENFAIQILDSWKDKPQVIFCEEARKFTFNVIVKQVLGLTPEEPETTKILEDFLTFMKGLISLPLYIPGTPYARAVKARRRISSTVKAIIEKRRRRSSNNNTADNSEKKNSDFLEILLCVDTLSEDEKVSFVLDSLLGGYETTSLLMALVVHFLGQLPTALEQLKLEHQTIRSMKQNNEHLNWEDYKKMDFTQNVINEALRYGNVVKFVHRKALKDVKYRDYLIPSGWKVLPVFTAVHLDPSLHANAFQFHPWRWENQDQTCKKFTPFGGGSRCCPGSELAKVEVAFFLHHLVQNFRWRNQDEDQPIAYPYVEFKRGLVLNVECCSDEAENKQH, from the exons aTGGCtgaatttgtttcattttggCTTCTTCTTTTGGTTTCTATGCTTCTTGCTTTTGTTTTGGGTCTCATAATCTTGAACCACAACTTGCCCTTGTTCTTGAGacttagccatgtccctaagGGAACTTTTGGTCTGCCATTACTTGGAGAAACCCTTAGCTTCTTAAAGCCTCATTCTTCAAATTCTCTTGGCACATTTCTTCAAGACCATTGCTCTAG gTATGGGAAAGTGTTCAAGTCTCATTTGTTCTTCACTCCCACAGTGGTATCATGTGATGCGGAGCTGAATTATTTCATACTACAAAATGAAGGCAAGTTGTTTCAATGCAGCTACCCAAAGACAATTCCTGGCATCCTTGGCAACCTCTCCATGCTTGTCGCTGTTGGTGACACTCACAGAAGGCTCAGAAACGCTGCTCTTTCTCTAGTCACCATCACCAAATCAAAGCCTGAGTTTCTCAATGacattgaaaattttgcaattCAGATATTGGACTCTTGGAAAGATAAGCCTCAAGTCATCTTCTGTGAAGAGGCCAGAAAG tTCACATTCAATGTAATAGTGAAGCAAGTGCTAGGTTTAACACCAGAAGAGCCAGAGACCACAAAAATTCTTGAAGATTtcttaacttttatgaaaGGACTTATATCTCTTCCACTTTATATTCCTGGCACTCCATATGCAAGAGCTGTTAAG GCTAGAAGAAGAATATCTTCAACTGTTAAAGCAATTATAGAGAAAAGAAGACGAAgaagtagtaataataatactgCTGATAATTCTGAAAAAAAGAATAGTGATTTTCTTGAGATACTTCTTTGTGTTGATACCCTATCTGAGGATGAAAAAGTGAGCTTTGTTTTGGATTCTCTATTGGGTGGCTATGAAACTACCTCTCTCTTAATGGCCTTGGTGGTTCATTTTCTTGGCCAGTTACCCACTGCATTAGAACAACTAAAg CTTGAGCATCAAACTATAAGAAGCATGAAGCAGAATAATGAGCATTTGAATTGGGAAGACTACAAGAAAATGGATTTTACTCAAAAT GTGATCAATGAAGCTCTAAGATACGGTAATGTAGTAAAATTTGTGCACCGAAAGGCTCTGAAAGATGTCAAATATAGAG ATTACTTGATTCCTTCTGGTTGGAAAGTGCTTCCTGTTTTCACTGCTGTTCATTTAGACCCATCTCTACATGCAAATGCTTTCCAGTTTCATCCTTGGAGATGGGAG AATCAAGATCAAACATGCAAGAAATTCACACCCTTTGGTGGTGGGTCTAGATGCTGTCCAGGGTCTGAACTTGCCAAGGTTGAAGTTGCATTCTTCCTTCACCATCTAGTACAGAATTTCAG ATGGAGGAATCAAGATGAGGATCAACCTATAGCATATCCTTATGTGGAATTTAAAAGAGGCTTGGTGCTCAATGTTGAATGTTGTTCTGATGAAGCTGAGAACAAGCAACATTAA
- the LOC102626447 gene encoding heavy metal-associated isoprenylated plant protein 46-like — protein MKQKMVIKVYMNKHKSRSKALKVAVGFSGVESVALKGDDMSQIEVTGDGVDAVALTTSLRKKVGYAEVVSVGAAGAGAGAGEQSMDDEKIEANPEPVVWPNYHVAAPLPHYDVCVVRDYDPYSCSIL, from the exons ATGAAG CAAAAGATGGTGATCAAAGTTTATATGAATAAGCACAAGTCCCGCTCGAAGGCCCTAAAGGTCGCAGTTGGATTTTCAG GTGTGGAATCAGTGGCATTGAAAGGAGACGACATGAGCCAAATAGAGGTGACGGGAGACGGGGTAGATGCGGTTGCGCTCACGACTTCGTTAAGAAAGAAGGTGGGTTATGCGGAGGTGGTGAGCGTCGGCGCTGCTGGTGCTGGTGCTGGTGCTGGTGAACAGAGCATGGATGATGAAAAAATTGAGGCCAATCCGGAGCCAGTGGTGTGGCCTAATTATCATGTTGCGGCGCCACTGCCTCATTACGATGTTTGCGTGGTTAGAGACTATGACCCCTACAGTTGCTCCATCctgtaa
- the LOC102626749 gene encoding heavy metal-associated isoprenylated plant protein 16-like isoform X2: MSFLNGKLIFFFLFLGFVHLILQQKVVIKLTLEGHKSRSKALKIAVGVSGVESASLKGDDKSQIEVTGDGMDPVLLTSLLRKKVGYAELVSVGPAGEKKDENKPKNPEVKPQPPQYLPPYYGGWVPHYDYHVVSADRYADPCSIM, translated from the exons ATGAGTTTCTTGAATGggaaactaatttttttttttctttttcttggttTTGTTCATCTGATATTACAGCAAAAGGTTGTGATCAAATTGACATTGGAAGGCCACAAGTCCCGCTCTAAGGCTCTGAAGATCGCCGTCGGCGTTTCAG GAGTGGAATCGGCGTCGTTGAAAGGAGACGACAAGAGCCAGATAGAGGTGACTGGAGATGGGATGGACCCTGTTTTGCTGACTAGTTTGCTGAGAAAGAAGGTCGGATATGCAGAGCTGGTGAGCGTTGGTCCCGCCGGTGAGAAGAAAGATGAAAACAAACCAAAGAATCCTGAGGTCAAACCACAACCACCTCAATACTTGCCTCCCTATTACGGCGGGTGGGTGCCTCACTATGATTACCATGTGGTTTCTGCTGATCGATACGCTGACCCCTGCTCCATCATGTGA
- the LOC102625972 gene encoding subtilisin-like protease SBT5.3 isoform X2: MIDFLLEKWSRYIYVIMKHYMISGVWPESKSFSDEGLGPIPSKWKGICENDKDAKFLCNRKLIGARYFNKGYAAAVGPLNSSFDTPRDKDGHGTHTLSTAGGNFVAKASVFGLGKGTAKGGSPKARVAAYKVCWPPVTGNECYDADILAAFDMAIHDGVDVLSVSLGGGPSKFFNDSTAIGSFHAVKHGMVVICSAGNSGPTDSTVSNIAPWQITVGASTMDRDFPSYVVVSNNKRYKGQSLSSKGLPRNKLFPLISAADAKAANASTEVALLCEAGTLDPKKVKGKILVCLRGDNARIDKGQQALLAGAVGMVLANALENGNELLADPHLLPASHVNYTDGADLFRYVNSTKRPVGYLTRATTELGLKPAPIMAAFSSKGPSSIAPEILKPDITAPGVTIIAAYTEAAGPTNEDYDRRRIPFNALSGTSMSCPHVSGIVGLLKTLHPEWSPAAIKSAIMTTASIQDNNKGQILNASSYKATPFSYGAGHIQPNLAMDPGLVYDLTENDYLNFLCALGYNKTQIALFSDKTYRCPEYVSTANFNYPSITVPKLSGSIIVSRTVRNVGSPGTYIARVRNPKGISVSVEPRSLKFLRVGEEKNFKVTIKFRKVRAATKDYVFGDLVWADDKQHQVRSPIVVNPA; the protein is encoded by the exons ATGATTGATTTCTTGTTGGAAAAATGGTCCAGATACATATATGTTATTATGAAACACTATATGATATCAG GTGTCTGGCCTGAATCAAAAAGCTTTAGTGATGAAGGCTTGGGACCGATTCCATCAAAGTGGAAAGGAATTTGTGAAAATGACAAAGATGCGAAGTTTCTTTGCAACAG GAAGCTAATAGGAGCAAGATACTTCAACAAAGGCTACGCAGCTGCTGTTGGACCACTCAACTCTTCCTTTGATACTCCGCGCGACAAAGATGGCCATGGAACACACACATTGTCAACAGCTGGCGGTAACTTCGTAGCCAAGGCAAGTGTTTTCGGCTTGGGCAAAGGAACAGCAAAAGGAGGATCACCGAAAGCCAGAGTAGCAGCTTACAAAGTTTGCTGGCCGCCTGTGACGGGGAACGAATGCTATGATGCCGATATATTGGCAGCCTTTGATATGGCCATTCACGATGGCGTTGATGTGTTGTCTGTTTCTCTCGGTGGCGGGCCCTCCAAATTTTTCAATGACAGCACTGCAATTGGTTCTTTTCATGCTGTTAAGCATGGAATGGTTGTCATTTGTTCTGCGGGTAATTCTGGTCCTACTGATAGCACTGTGTCAAATATTGCGCCTTGGCAAATCACAGTTGGCGCTAGCACAATGGATAGAGATTTTCCGAGCTATGTTGTAGTTAGCAATAACAAACGCTACAAG GGGCAAAGCTTATCATCTAAAGGCTTACCGCGCAACAAGTTATTCCCACTAATCAGCGCAGCAGATGCTAAAGCAGCTAATGCATCAACTGAAGTCGC CCTACTATGCGAGGCAGGAACACTTGATCCTAAGAAGGTGAAAGGAAAGATCTTGGTATGCCTTCGCGGAGATAATGCGAGGATAGATAAGGGACAGCAAGCGCTCTTGGCTGGTGCTGTAGGCATGGTTCTTGCAAACGCCCTAGAAAATGGGAATGAGCTATTAGCCGATCCTCATCTCCTTCCTGCTTCACATGTCAACTACACCGATGGCGCTGATTTATTTAGATATGTCAATTCAACCAA GCGTCCTGTTGGTTACCTTACCCGTGCAACCACAGAACTCGGATTAAAGCCAGCTCCAATCATGGCAGCCTTTTCATCAAAAGGACCAAGCTCTATTGCCCCAGAGATCCTTAAG CCTGATATCACTGCACCAGGAGTGACAATTATAGCTGCCTATACTGAAGCAGCAGGGCCAACAAATGAAGATTACGACAGGCGTCGGATTCCATTTAACGCTCTCTCAGGAACTTCAATGTCATGTCCTCATGTTTCTGGCATTGTTGGTCTACTCAAAACTCTCCACCCTGAATGGAGTCCTGCAGCAATTAAATCAGCCATCATGACCACAG CATCAATACAAGATAATAATAAGGGACAAATTCTAAATGCTTCGTCTTACAAAGCAACACCTTTTAGCTATGGAGCAGGGCATATACAACCAAACCTTGCAATGGATCCTGGGTTGGTTTACGACTTAACTGAGAATGATTActtgaattttctttgtgCTTTGGGATACAACAAGACACAAATTGCACTCTTCTCAGACAAGACCTATAGATGCCCCGAGTATGTTAGTACAGCCAACTTCAACTACCCTTCAATCACAGTCCCCAAACTCTCCGGCTCAATCATAGTGTCACGAACAGTAAGGAATGTTGGTTCTCCGGGAACTTACATAGCTCGTGTCAGAAATCCGAAAGGAATCTCAGTATCTGTTGAACCGAGGAGCTTGAAGTTCTTAAGGGTTGGAGAAGAGAAGAATTTCAAAGTCACCATTAAGTTTAGAAAGGTCAGAGCTGCAACTAAGGACTATGTATTTGGGGACTTGGTATGGGCAGATGATAAACAACACCAAGTAAGGAGTCCCATAGTGGTGAACCCTGCCTAA
- the LOC102625972 gene encoding subtilisin-like protease SBT5.3 isoform X1 — MRIFILNPSLFLLSCLFFSLCYRPTIAAKKSYVVYLGAHSHGPELSAVDLHRVTESHYEFLGSFLHGNDNPEDAIFYSYTRHINGFAAKLDDAVAAEIAKHPKVVSVFLNQGRKLHTTHSWEFLGLERNGRVESNSIWKKARYGEDTIIGNLDTGVWPESKSFSDEGLGPIPSKWKGICENDKDAKFLCNRKLIGARYFNKGYAAAVGPLNSSFDTPRDKDGHGTHTLSTAGGNFVAKASVFGLGKGTAKGGSPKARVAAYKVCWPPVTGNECYDADILAAFDMAIHDGVDVLSVSLGGGPSKFFNDSTAIGSFHAVKHGMVVICSAGNSGPTDSTVSNIAPWQITVGASTMDRDFPSYVVVSNNKRYKGQSLSSKGLPRNKLFPLISAADAKAANASTEVALLCEAGTLDPKKVKGKILVCLRGDNARIDKGQQALLAGAVGMVLANALENGNELLADPHLLPASHVNYTDGADLFRYVNSTKRPVGYLTRATTELGLKPAPIMAAFSSKGPSSIAPEILKPDITAPGVTIIAAYTEAAGPTNEDYDRRRIPFNALSGTSMSCPHVSGIVGLLKTLHPEWSPAAIKSAIMTTASIQDNNKGQILNASSYKATPFSYGAGHIQPNLAMDPGLVYDLTENDYLNFLCALGYNKTQIALFSDKTYRCPEYVSTANFNYPSITVPKLSGSIIVSRTVRNVGSPGTYIARVRNPKGISVSVEPRSLKFLRVGEEKNFKVTIKFRKVRAATKDYVFGDLVWADDKQHQVRSPIVVNPA, encoded by the exons ATGaggattttcattttaaatccTTCCCTTTTCCTCTTATCctgtcttttcttttctctatgCTACAGACCCACCATTGCTGCCAAAAAG TCTTATGTTGTTTACTTAGGTGCGCACTCTCATGGACCTGAATTATCAGCTGTTGATCTACATCGAGTCACTGAGTCTCACTATGAGTTTCTTGGGTCATTTTTGCATGG TAATGACAATCCTGAAGATGCAATCTTTTACTCATACACTAGACACATCAATGGTTTTGCTGCAAAGCTAGATGATGCTGTAGCAGCTGAGATTGCAA AACATCCAAAAGTTGTTTCGGTTTTCTTGAATCAAGGAAGAAAATTACACACAACACATTCATGGGAATTTCTTGGACTCGAGCGCAACGGCAGAGTTGAATCAAACTCAATCTGGAAGAAGGCAAGATATGGTGAAGATACCATTATTGGAAATCTTGATACTG GTGTCTGGCCTGAATCAAAAAGCTTTAGTGATGAAGGCTTGGGACCGATTCCATCAAAGTGGAAAGGAATTTGTGAAAATGACAAAGATGCGAAGTTTCTTTGCAACAG GAAGCTAATAGGAGCAAGATACTTCAACAAAGGCTACGCAGCTGCTGTTGGACCACTCAACTCTTCCTTTGATACTCCGCGCGACAAAGATGGCCATGGAACACACACATTGTCAACAGCTGGCGGTAACTTCGTAGCCAAGGCAAGTGTTTTCGGCTTGGGCAAAGGAACAGCAAAAGGAGGATCACCGAAAGCCAGAGTAGCAGCTTACAAAGTTTGCTGGCCGCCTGTGACGGGGAACGAATGCTATGATGCCGATATATTGGCAGCCTTTGATATGGCCATTCACGATGGCGTTGATGTGTTGTCTGTTTCTCTCGGTGGCGGGCCCTCCAAATTTTTCAATGACAGCACTGCAATTGGTTCTTTTCATGCTGTTAAGCATGGAATGGTTGTCATTTGTTCTGCGGGTAATTCTGGTCCTACTGATAGCACTGTGTCAAATATTGCGCCTTGGCAAATCACAGTTGGCGCTAGCACAATGGATAGAGATTTTCCGAGCTATGTTGTAGTTAGCAATAACAAACGCTACAAG GGGCAAAGCTTATCATCTAAAGGCTTACCGCGCAACAAGTTATTCCCACTAATCAGCGCAGCAGATGCTAAAGCAGCTAATGCATCAACTGAAGTCGC CCTACTATGCGAGGCAGGAACACTTGATCCTAAGAAGGTGAAAGGAAAGATCTTGGTATGCCTTCGCGGAGATAATGCGAGGATAGATAAGGGACAGCAAGCGCTCTTGGCTGGTGCTGTAGGCATGGTTCTTGCAAACGCCCTAGAAAATGGGAATGAGCTATTAGCCGATCCTCATCTCCTTCCTGCTTCACATGTCAACTACACCGATGGCGCTGATTTATTTAGATATGTCAATTCAACCAA GCGTCCTGTTGGTTACCTTACCCGTGCAACCACAGAACTCGGATTAAAGCCAGCTCCAATCATGGCAGCCTTTTCATCAAAAGGACCAAGCTCTATTGCCCCAGAGATCCTTAAG CCTGATATCACTGCACCAGGAGTGACAATTATAGCTGCCTATACTGAAGCAGCAGGGCCAACAAATGAAGATTACGACAGGCGTCGGATTCCATTTAACGCTCTCTCAGGAACTTCAATGTCATGTCCTCATGTTTCTGGCATTGTTGGTCTACTCAAAACTCTCCACCCTGAATGGAGTCCTGCAGCAATTAAATCAGCCATCATGACCACAG CATCAATACAAGATAATAATAAGGGACAAATTCTAAATGCTTCGTCTTACAAAGCAACACCTTTTAGCTATGGAGCAGGGCATATACAACCAAACCTTGCAATGGATCCTGGGTTGGTTTACGACTTAACTGAGAATGATTActtgaattttctttgtgCTTTGGGATACAACAAGACACAAATTGCACTCTTCTCAGACAAGACCTATAGATGCCCCGAGTATGTTAGTACAGCCAACTTCAACTACCCTTCAATCACAGTCCCCAAACTCTCCGGCTCAATCATAGTGTCACGAACAGTAAGGAATGTTGGTTCTCCGGGAACTTACATAGCTCGTGTCAGAAATCCGAAAGGAATCTCAGTATCTGTTGAACCGAGGAGCTTGAAGTTCTTAAGGGTTGGAGAAGAGAAGAATTTCAAAGTCACCATTAAGTTTAGAAAGGTCAGAGCTGCAACTAAGGACTATGTATTTGGGGACTTGGTATGGGCAGATGATAAACAACACCAAGTAAGGAGTCCCATAGTGGTGAACCCTGCCTAA
- the LOC102626749 gene encoding heavy metal-associated isoprenylated plant protein 16-like isoform X1, producing MRLSIPNKELTKAKATKLTIFSQRAGFLFASSSPSKQLKPMTQKVVIKLTLEGHKSRSKALKIAVGVSGVESASLKGDDKSQIEVTGDGMDPVLLTSLLRKKVGYAELVSVGPAGEKKDENKPKNPEVKPQPPQYLPPYYGGWVPHYDYHVVSADRYADPCSIM from the exons ATGCGGCTTAGCATACCCAACAAGGAGTTAACAAAAGCCAAAGCAACAAAGTTAACCATTTTCTCTCAAAGAGCAGGCTTTCTGTTTGCATCATCATCTccatcaaaacaattaaaaccCATGACG CAAAAGGTTGTGATCAAATTGACATTGGAAGGCCACAAGTCCCGCTCTAAGGCTCTGAAGATCGCCGTCGGCGTTTCAG GAGTGGAATCGGCGTCGTTGAAAGGAGACGACAAGAGCCAGATAGAGGTGACTGGAGATGGGATGGACCCTGTTTTGCTGACTAGTTTGCTGAGAAAGAAGGTCGGATATGCAGAGCTGGTGAGCGTTGGTCCCGCCGGTGAGAAGAAAGATGAAAACAAACCAAAGAATCCTGAGGTCAAACCACAACCACCTCAATACTTGCCTCCCTATTACGGCGGGTGGGTGCCTCACTATGATTACCATGTGGTTTCTGCTGATCGATACGCTGACCCCTGCTCCATCATGTGA